In the genome of Entelurus aequoreus isolate RoL-2023_Sb linkage group LG08, RoL_Eaeq_v1.1, whole genome shotgun sequence, one region contains:
- the ppm1bb gene encoding protein phosphatase 1bb isoform X2 — MGAFLDKPKTEKHSAHGEGNGLSYGLSSMQGWRVEMEDAHTAVVGLPHGLTDWSFFAVYDGHAGSRVANYCSGHLLEHILSGGAEFGSGPGSVEGVKDGIRAGFLKIDEYMRSFADLRQGLDRSGSTAVCVLLSPTHLYFINCGDSRAVLSRDSKVGFSTQDHKPCNPREKERIQKAGGSVMIQRVNGSLAVSRALGDYDYKSVDGKGPTEQLVSPEPEVCVLERAGEGDEFIVLACDGIWDVMSNEELCDFVRSRLLVCDDLEKVCNSVVDTCLHKGSRDNMSVVLVCLPGAPKISEEAVKKEEELDKYLEARVEEMLTNCGEAGTPDLVTVLRSIATENIPNLPPGGGLVSKRSVIEAVYNKLNPHKEEEGCAGEMEDPC; from the exons ATGGGTGCGTTCCTGGACAAGCCGAAGACGGAGAAGCACAGCGCCCACGGCGAAGGCAACGGCCTGAGCTATGGCCTGAGCTCCATGCAGGGATGGCGGGTGGAGATGGAGGACGCCCACACGGCCGTGGTAGGCCTCCCCCACGGACTCACCGACTGGTCCTTCTTTGCCGTCTATGACGGCCACGCGGGCTCGCGGGTGGCCAACTACTGCTCTGGCCACCTGCTGGAACACATTCTGTCGGGGGGAGCAGAGTTCGGATCCGGGCCGGGCTCCGTGGAAGGCGTGAAGGACGGCATTCGTGCCGGTTTTCTGAAAATTGATGAGTACATGCGGAGCTTCGCCGACCTGAGGCAGGGCTTGGACCGCAGCGGTTCGACAGCAGTTTGCGTGCTGCTCAGCCCCACCCACCTCTACTTCATAAACTGTGGAGACTCACGGGCCGTGCTGAGCCGAGACAGCAAAGTGGGCTTCTCCACCCAGGACCACAAGCCCTGCAACCCGCGCGAAAAGGAGCGAATCCAGAAGGCCGGAGGCTCGGTCATGATCCAGAGGGTGAATGGCTCCCTGGCCGTATCCCGGGCCCTGGGGGACTATGACTACAAAAGCGTGGATGGTAAAGGCCCCACGGAGCAGCTGGTTAGCCCCGAGCCTGAGGTGTGCGTTCTAGAGCGGGCCGGCGAAGGCGACGAGTTTATTGTGCTGGCGTGCGACGGGATCTGGGACGTCATGTCTAATGAGGAGCTGTGCGACTTTGTGCGCTCGCGACTTCTGGTGTGCGACGACTTGGAGAAAGTTTGTAACTCTGTGGTGGACACCTGTTTGCACAAG GGGAGCAGAGACAACATGAGCGTCGTCTTGGTATGTCTACCCGGAGCGCCCAAGATCTCAGAGGAGGCTGTGAAGAAAGAGGAGGAATTAGACAAATACCTGGAGGCCCGCGTAGAGG AGATGCTTACAAACTGCGGCGAGGCCGGGACCCCCGACCTGGTGACTGTGCTGCGGAGCATCGCCACAGAGAACATCCCCAATCTTCCACCGGGTGGCGGCCTGGTTAGCAA ACGCAGCGTGATCGAGGCGGTGTACAACAAGCTGAACCCTCATAAAGAAGAGGAAGGG TGTGCCGGCGAGATGGAAGACCCCTGCTAG
- the ppm1bb gene encoding protein phosphatase 1bb isoform X1: protein MGAFLDKPKTEKHSAHGEGNGLSYGLSSMQGWRVEMEDAHTAVVGLPHGLTDWSFFAVYDGHAGSRVANYCSGHLLEHILSGGAEFGSGPGSVEGVKDGIRAGFLKIDEYMRSFADLRQGLDRSGSTAVCVLLSPTHLYFINCGDSRAVLSRDSKVGFSTQDHKPCNPREKERIQKAGGSVMIQRVNGSLAVSRALGDYDYKSVDGKGPTEQLVSPEPEVCVLERAGEGDEFIVLACDGIWDVMSNEELCDFVRSRLLVCDDLEKVCNSVVDTCLHKGSRDNMSVVLVCLPGAPKISEEAVKKEEELDKYLEARVEEMLTNCGEAGTPDLVTVLRSIATENIPNLPPGGGLVSKRSVIEAVYNKLNPHKEEEGACAGGEEENEEAGSTVAHLMEALRQFRLHHRGQYRAVLEESLATYQLHPKEGDDDDNDYDQERSTSPASPRSPPPSPAAAEPDACQDALAPESDPSF, encoded by the exons ATGGGTGCGTTCCTGGACAAGCCGAAGACGGAGAAGCACAGCGCCCACGGCGAAGGCAACGGCCTGAGCTATGGCCTGAGCTCCATGCAGGGATGGCGGGTGGAGATGGAGGACGCCCACACGGCCGTGGTAGGCCTCCCCCACGGACTCACCGACTGGTCCTTCTTTGCCGTCTATGACGGCCACGCGGGCTCGCGGGTGGCCAACTACTGCTCTGGCCACCTGCTGGAACACATTCTGTCGGGGGGAGCAGAGTTCGGATCCGGGCCGGGCTCCGTGGAAGGCGTGAAGGACGGCATTCGTGCCGGTTTTCTGAAAATTGATGAGTACATGCGGAGCTTCGCCGACCTGAGGCAGGGCTTGGACCGCAGCGGTTCGACAGCAGTTTGCGTGCTGCTCAGCCCCACCCACCTCTACTTCATAAACTGTGGAGACTCACGGGCCGTGCTGAGCCGAGACAGCAAAGTGGGCTTCTCCACCCAGGACCACAAGCCCTGCAACCCGCGCGAAAAGGAGCGAATCCAGAAGGCCGGAGGCTCGGTCATGATCCAGAGGGTGAATGGCTCCCTGGCCGTATCCCGGGCCCTGGGGGACTATGACTACAAAAGCGTGGATGGTAAAGGCCCCACGGAGCAGCTGGTTAGCCCCGAGCCTGAGGTGTGCGTTCTAGAGCGGGCCGGCGAAGGCGACGAGTTTATTGTGCTGGCGTGCGACGGGATCTGGGACGTCATGTCTAATGAGGAGCTGTGCGACTTTGTGCGCTCGCGACTTCTGGTGTGCGACGACTTGGAGAAAGTTTGTAACTCTGTGGTGGACACCTGTTTGCACAAG GGGAGCAGAGACAACATGAGCGTCGTCTTGGTATGTCTACCCGGAGCGCCCAAGATCTCAGAGGAGGCTGTGAAGAAAGAGGAGGAATTAGACAAATACCTGGAGGCCCGCGTAGAGG AGATGCTTACAAACTGCGGCGAGGCCGGGACCCCCGACCTGGTGACTGTGCTGCGGAGCATCGCCACAGAGAACATCCCCAATCTTCCACCGGGTGGCGGCCTGGTTAGCAA ACGCAGCGTGATCGAGGCGGTGTACAACAAGCTGAACCCTCATAAAGAAGAGGAAGGG GCCTGTGCGGGGGGAGAGGAGGAGAATGAGGAGGCAGGTAGCACGGTGGCTCATCTGATGGAGGCGCTGCGCCAATTCCGCCTGCACCACCGGGGGCAGTACCGAGCGGTGCTGGAGGAGTCCCTGGCCACCTACCAACTGCATCCCAAGGAAGGCGACGACGACGACAATGATTATGACCAGGAGCGGTCCACCTCCCCTGCCTCTCCCCGCTCGCCCCCGCCCTCACCCGCCGCCGCAGAGCCCGACGCCTGCCAGGACGCACTCGCTCCCGAGTCCGATCCCTCTTTTTAA